DNA sequence from the Leishmania panamensis strain MHOM/PA/94/PSC-1 chromosome 17 sequence genome:
ATGaccccttctttcccttccttcaCTCGCATGCAAAAAAACACAGAggaagcacagcagcgcaatTGCCCGCGTGCATGCATGCTCGTATCCTCTTCGCTCTGCACATCCAGACCGTGTGCAGCCGGCCGTCATTActacctccccctcccctaccaccaccactggtgCTTGCCAGCAGATGGAGCCTATCGGAAGGGCATCGCTGTGTGCCATGCGAGTGAccaggggagggagggagggaagggggaacaACATGTGAAGACAGCGCCGCGACGGCGCGCGGATGTGACAGCCGAACGCAGCAGCCATTGACAGAGGATATGCGTGCGCGCGGCTCTGCTCATGTGAgcgttcttttctcttctcattTTTGTCGCCTCCCCGCCTCTCTGCCTTATCGACTCACACGCGGCTGCCGTTGGCGGTCAGCGGAAAACGAAGACTCATAGTCAGACGCGTATGCACCCATACAGGGGAAAATGCTGTTGTCTGCGACTCATCAACTGCGCGCCCTGCGCGCCAAGCAGCACGCGACACGTGCGGTCGTCGAGGAGCACATGGCGGCCTACGAGACCGCCCGGTACGCGTATGAAGCCGCAGAGCGTCAGGAGGCGGAGTTACGAGTGATGTTGCACACCGCGGAGGCACGCACGGCCCAGCTACTCCGAGACTTTTACGATGCGGAGGCTGAATTGCACAACGCAGCGACCGATCTCAGTCACATACAGTCTCTCTGTCATTCTCTTGAGAGCCGCATCGCAGAGCATGTCAGGTGTCAGCGCTCCGCCGTGCTTCTGCTGGTACAGCCATCTTCGTCCACGGTAccatcatcatcgccgcGGCTGTGCCAGATAGATCCGTACAGTCTCTTGCACACGCCCACGGGTGCGGCCTTTACGTATGACCTTGTCGAACTCAGCACCTGTACGGTGGCGGGCCAGGCAGCGGGGATGTACAGCGATAATGAGGACAATGATGCTAGTGAGCCAGAGGGCAGGAGCGGCACCGCGGACGCGGAGGCTGAGAGGAACAACGATAAAGGCGATGATGTTGTTGCAGAGGCAAACGCGCTTCCAACCTTCCCAAGCAGCACGTCTCTCTTAACCGATGCCATCCAGGACGTGCTTCACGGTTACCACTATACGCTCTTCTGCACGTCTGCAGAtggctgctgcctctgctgccacaACGGCAATCCAACCAACAAAGCTTGTGCAGCCACTGCACCGTCAATCAGCGGTGTGTCAGCCATGACATGCAGGCAACTTCACAAGGATCGGCCGACGTGCCAGCCGGCGAACTTATGTCTgcgccttcttcagctccttcagcgAGAAGCCGTGCGCAGTGGTGCTCGCGCGCTCCGCATCACTGTCGCAGCCGGCTGCGTTGGTGGAGGGGAAGCGGCATACATCCAGAGAGTAGGAGTCACGACAACGACAGCGCCGGCCTCAGCAAcagctcgtgcagctgctttgTGTGGCTGGACGGATCTGCTTCTCCCGGTAGCCGCACGGCACCAGCAGTTGACTGTCACCATGGAAGCTGTACCATCCGACgagcgagaggaggcagGACGGCTATCCATGGCGGCCGACGTGGAGAGTGTGCAGGCAaggagcgacagcagcgttAGAGCCAGTTCATGGCTCGACGTCACCACACATTACGATCGCAGCCGTGTATTACTGCAGTCGACGCCTTCTGCGGCTGTGGCCAACGAAACCCCACTGATAACGCAGGTGCCCACTCTTGAAGGAGTGCCTGTGGGCTCCATCGAGGAGGCAGCTTTCTGGCTGCAGGAGGCTGGCCTTCTCGCCACATCGGACACCTCGAAGGACCCCAAAGATGCGGCAACGCTGGGATCCTCTACCGCGACTTCAACTAGTCATGTCGATGCGCAGGCGACGACGTTCGCTTCCGCTGTGGTGGTTCTCCTCATAGGCGTGGACAGCAAGGACGCAGCAGGCAAACTGCACTCGAGTCTCTTGCGCATCGTCGGCGATGCTCACTTCGATCCGGGAGGTTTTGCAAACGCCACATCGCTGCggaagaggggcagcagaggtgggAAGAGTGATGCACCcgtgtgctgctctccctcgtcgCTTGCGCTGTACATGTCCCATGCCATGGGGGCCATcgcacgcacagctgccgcaAAGACACCGGATGCGCCGGGCGCCGAGCTCTCTATCGCACCCGTGAACGGCGAGCGGGGTAGTGCAGCTTCGAGATGTCCTGCTGAGATGctactgctgcagcgagcaGAGGTGGCTCCTCTCGCTGCCTGTGAGATACGCGCTGTCGCTCACCGCATTTCTTTGCACTGCCCAGCCGAGGTACGCGCCATCGCAGCCGTAACCCATGGACACGCCTTCCCGCCTCTTCAACTCGATGCGGTTTGGTCGCTctgggcggcgctgttgcgaCCTGTATTTGGGGGCAACAGCAAAGCTTTGTGGCTGCATTGCACGAGCTGTGGTGACTGTGGCGGTGGTCACAGAGACAGAAGCGACGGGACAAGCTCCCATGACCCTGCAGAGGGTGTCTCTACCCCCGACGACCCTCGTACTTGGCCCGTCCCACGCGACGATACAGCAGCGCTTCGACTCTGCGCGCTTTTCTGCCGACTGGTGCGCCATGACGCGGTCGCCTCCAAAATATCACCAGACCTGGCGCGTCTTGCGCGCGTCCGCCCGTGAGACTGCTGTGTTCACTATCGATGTCCTTCATacgccagcgcctcgcccCTAGTCGGTACCGACCCAGGTGGCGAGCTGCTCTTGCGCCCACCTGTTCCTGACGGCTGTTGCTGTAATTAGGCGTCAGTGGCGATAATGCCCCTTTGCTTTCTGCTCTCTGTTGCAGCAGACGTGCTTCCTACATTTCGCTGCGCCTACCGTTCCTGCGTGGCCTTCATTGCTGTTATGGTGCGGACCGCATTTTACATCGACGACACGCTctcatacccccccccccccgttgTTGCGAGAGCAAACGTTTAGAATTGGGGACGCTGTATGAGCGAACGTGTCGGTGAAGAGGGCACGTGAAGACGTGAgaccccctttcccttggTGTGCAGGAGTGTATGGAGGGGGACCGAGAGACCCTTTTCGCACGCATGGCACTGAAGTGGACAAACTCTCaacttctccctctctccactccgATCATCTCTATCTTCCGCTTCCCTTGACGGTCACGCCGCAGTCGAGAGTTTCGACCGCACGATTCCCCTCTCCGCATTCCTCCGTGCTttgcaccgctgcttcccttcttcctcactctccctctcacggtgcccttctctttctcttttacCGTTTCTCGTTGGCATCCTCAACACTTCCACCAGAGTGTTACTGATAACAGCAGcgcttcccttcccctctctatCTCCACCCTCAGCTAACCAGCACTGCAGTCATCACTACACGCCAGTGTTGGCCTGCGGTCTTCATACAgctgtgcacacacacacacacacacacacacactcacacacacacacacatacgagGCAACTGGTGCATGTGCTTGCATGCATCGAGGACCTGCAGTGACACCATACCCACCATATATACCTCCTTTACCTTCTCCCACGTTGCCCCTTCACCCACTCACCTTCACCTCCCGCGAAGTCGACTCTTCTCTGCTTATCAAACTTCGGAAGAAGCAAGAGGGCGCGAGGCTACGGGGGAAGTGAAGCGGTGACGAACCACGTGCTCTTCAGAGGCACGATCATAGACCAGCGGGAAGGCGCGAGAAACTCAACCCACAGTGGCAGCTTGTGTTCATACTCGGTAGTGTCTTCTATTcattcctcttcctcgccgaCCTTGTTTCCCTCGCCGCTGACGGGGCTACATCACTCCGACTCTGCATGGCGCATGCGTTGGGGACTGCTggctccccttcccccctctcccgccctcttctcgctctgttttgcgccctctctttgttgccTCGCCCCCGCCGAGCTGCTTCCGCGCTTTCCTCATTGTGGGGCTTTAGAGCAGAGACAATCAGCTCGGCACCGGTGCTGGTGCCTTCCCTCGCCCCTTTATGGACCACGTAGCCCCTTATCGTATGCTGcctgcttttctctttcgccgtCGTTGTTAGGTGTGGGTCTCCTCTGTGGTCACTGGCGGTGCTGATCTGAGTGGTTGCCGCTgttagtgtgtgtgtgtgtgtgcgtgtgtgtgcacgctctctttctctgttacGCCTACGTGCGTGTTGACGTGTATTTTGTATTGCTGTTGCTTTCCCATCCTCCGACTCGAGTACCACTGCTGTGCCGTGCTGGCGTGGGGATACGTTCCTGTGGCTTCTTTGGATCTCTTGCTCGTCGTGAGCTCTGTACTTCCTACCTGGGAGCGCCTTCCCTCCGTCATTAGCCTCCTCCTGGGTCGTATGAGTCATGGTCGGCGCATGctcgaggcgcaggcgcagaagGAGCGCACGTCTGGCACTCATGAAGATGGACGGCTGAATGACGGGCACCTGCGCAACGGCAGTCGCTCTTTGAACGACGACGGAACCCCTGTGCGGCTCCCACGCGGCAGTGCAGGCGCAAGCAGTGGTGACCGTAGGCAGGATGGCGgacacgacgacgacgccgccctcgtctctccacctcctcgcccaaACGTGCGGCTTGGACTCCACCACGCTGGTGACGGCAGCAGTAGTACCACTAGCGTTGCTACTGCAGTGGGCCGTGCGCGCGGGGGTAGCATCGCCGAAACTACCAACCACCAACCCCGAATCCGTGACCTCgggccttctgctgctccactCTCCTACACTCCTCTGGCCGTGCCGCGTCGACTGCAGCCTTCGGACGTGGCAGAGGGGATGCACGTCAGCGCCGCTCGGCACATAGACGTggatgcggaggagggggaggctgATGACAACACCCGGAGGACGAACAACACTCTCGCTGAGGCGGCGCCGAGAGGCTcgcgaaggcggaggggaggaggcacccGAGATGATTCTCTTGCCGATGGTGATTCTGCACAACGCCGCCTGTCTTGTGAGCCCTGcaaccgcagccgcagccgcacggGGGGGAGCGGCCACTCCGCCCCGAGCAGCTTGCGCTATCCGGCGTCACGCGTGAACGTTGTGGCTGTCACTACGACACCTTCCGTGGCCCCGTGCGACTTGTCAAGTCCTCCCAGCCGAAGCCGCACGGAAAGccgctcgccgccgctgatgacggcagcgcagagggCATCAGCTTCCCCATCTCATCAGCCGCGCGCGGCGCCTCTGCCGGTACCAATCACTGCCACCCTTGCTCGGGCGAGCAAGGGCGAGATTGGTGCAGACTCTACGCTAGAAACAGGCCCAGAAGCCTCTGTCGCCCATGCTTCTCgccagccgctgccactgcgacCGGAGCCATCGCcgtggggtggtggtggcgcagggttcacgacgacggcgacggcaacggtgccgcctccaccgttACAGAGACTCATGCCACCGGCGTCTCCTCCGTTACGGGCTGGGGTGTCACCTCGAACACTTCCGCTTCACCCTACCAGGGCGGATGCCAGCTGTGCGTCGATGTTGATTTCCCGTGCAACtagcgccagcaccgccaccacaacgGTGGTCACGACTCCATCCTCACAGGTGCAGCTTCCGCCGCCGGTCGGCTCGCAAGTGTCACCCTATGAACTGCAACAGCATCAGTCGCACCCGATTCTGCCAACGCCGTTATCCACGAGTGTTACAGGCGTGCCATCTCGCTCGATGCTACAGCACAGCGTTGGCGATCTCACTGGAGAAGCAGTTGAGGAGGATCACATCGCATCCGAGAGAGAGTCGCAGAATGTtctccgctcctcctcacccctttCTCAGAAAAGTGAACCTGCAATGGTGACGGCTGGGCCTGAGTGGAagtcagcaccgccgtcgcctctGCCGACAGTCACTGAGCCACTAGCCTGTCCACgactgttgctgttgccagaggcgacggcgccgtaCGACGAAATGGGTATCCCCTCATTGAGGAACAGGGTGGACCGCTGCATCTACCCCTTTATGCGCGACTTCAGTGGCTTCCACAACACTGGGAACGATTGCTACGGTTGCAGCTTGCTGACCATGCTCCTGCGCAGTGCTGTGTTCCGTCGCGCGTTGCTCGTCTCACCGCTCGTGTGCGCGGTGCGACACTACGAGGCGCTCCTGACGGGTAAAGCAGAGCGACGCGTGCTGTGGACGAGCGGGTACGTCGACTCTGCGGCGGAGacgaagacgaagaagacgGCAGTGCGGAAACGCGCGCGAGCTGCTGGACGGTCTGCTGAAGATGGTGATGATGGGCAGACAGAGGAGGCCTCAGTTGCTGTCGTCTGCGACTTGCCAGACACCACTCCCATGGAGCCTGTGGAAAAGCTGGCGCACTCGCAGTATGTGTGGTGTCCCACTGCTGATGTTCAGAAAACTCTCGACATTCTCGGCACCTTCTCCCTGGACGAGCTGGAGGACGTGTTAGAGGTGGATCTGACGACTCAGCGCGTCCCTCTCACGTTGCATGGTGCACTTGCCGCACTTGCACgggcgcagcgctggcgcgaGCATCTGACAGCGATCGTGAACAcgccgcacacgcaggcggcagagcggcagcgtcttCTGGAGACGAAGATCTACCATGACAACGATCATGACTTTAATGGCCAGGTATACACGTACGGGATTCGACTCACCGCTGTGGCCAACCTGTTTGATGGCGATTTCTTCCTTGGCGATCAGGAAGACGCGCACGAGCTATTCGTGTCGATCATGGCGAAGCTggagacggaggcggtgagatttcagcagcagtgcgacaAAATTCTGGAGCGCCGTTCCTCGACCAACCCAAACGGGGAACACAACATGGAGAACGAAGTGGACGAGAAGCTGGAGTCGGGGGCCAAGGAAACCAACGACGCAAATGCGGCGAGCTTCGCggagcagcgactgcagcacgtGGCTCACGTACCCTTCGTCTCTTTCGTGAGCCCATCTGACGTTCTGACTGCTGCTAGCTCTCCGGTACAGCGTCGCCCGTCTGTCTccacggccgcggcggcagtgtgGATCAACACGCTCGTGCAGACGCGACTCCTCAACATTATTCGATGCCGCACCACTGGGTGCCACCACGAGATCGTCACCGATGAGGTATGCGTGAACCTCTCCGTGCACATCCCAGAGGAGTCCCCGGCATTGCCGCCAtcagcgccgccttcgctgccaccgtcgTGCTTCCCCGCGCTGCCACCCCCGCTCTTGACCACGTCCATCTTCCCCTCACGctcgactgcggcggcggcgaccgcgGCAGCCCCGCAGTCAGCTGTTGATGGAGGGGGTGGTCGATGCCGCTCCATCGCGCATCTCTTGCACGACTCCATGGCGTATGAGGCGCTGAATGATTACCGGTGCGATGGTTGCGGGTCGCGGACCTCGCAGTTCCAAGGCGGGTGTTTCTACACACGcccgccatcgctgctggtgctgcaacTGAAGCGATTTGCAACGCAGTTTGTGAACGGCACGGTCATCATCCAGAAGAATGGCCGCCGCGTTGCGGTGGAGGACACACTGGTGATTCACGCGTTACCCAGTGCAGCGGAGTCGCTTGTGTGGCAGCGTCGATGGGAGCGGCAACACCACCTCAGTCCAGGCTGTGTGGTGCACACAGAGATGGCTAGGGCAGGGGAGGACGCGAAGGTGGAGCACCGTGCTTCGCCTGCGACGACGTCTCCATGTGAGGACGGAACGTGCTGCTCCTACTACGACCCAGACAGGAAATGCTTCTCTGACGCCATGCAGAAGGCGTGCTACGCGAGTGAGGGCCATGAATCAGCAGGGCAGGACAGCTTGAAGTATTACACGCACCACGGCACGGACGATGACCTGCCTAGGACCACGgcctctgcagctccttcctCATCTCTTGTGTGGGCCATTCGGTGCGTTTACTCCCTACGGAGCTGCGTCCTGCACCTTGGCCAAAGCCTCCACTACGGGCATTACGTATCAGACTTTGCCGttgacggcgaggaggatggcTCGGACGGGGAGACTGCTAGGGAGCGCTGCACCGCGGAGGAAGAAGCGGGTTTAGAGGCCCACTCACAAACGCCACTTAATTTTCGCACTGCCggacggcgacgctggcgccgcGCGAACGACGAGCGGGTAGAGGTgctcagcgaggaggtggcgcaggccCGACGTACCGGCTGCTCTGACGCATACCTTCTTCTCTATGAGAAGGTTGCAGAGGAACGGGTGCGATGCTCTGCCGAGATGGTGCTCCCGACGCCTATCTACCGCAGCTCTGATGAAAGCAAGGCGCGAGACGAAGCGGGTGAATTGTCGCAACTGCAGGCGACGAAGCTATAGAAGTAACCTGCGGTGTGCGAGCTGAAACACTACAAGCCTCTCCTGTTTTGGTGTAGGGGTGCTgttgagggagggaggggggagcactGCGTTCTTATCTCTTCCGCTACCCGGCCACCCTCTTCCTACTCGAGCACGGGTGCGCGCTCTCGAAGCAAAGCACGCTTGgacgctgctgatgctgttTCCCCATTCCCCATCGTGTACTCGCCTCCCGATCCTCAGCTGAGCgcgatgtgcgtgtgcaatTATGTGATGTCAAGCGTGGCAGAAGGGGGTTCAAGGGACGACGAGGGGGAGCTGCGGCGATCGACGCTACAGTGTGGGTGTTGCGTGTGCTCGATGCTGTTAAATTTACTCATgagtgtcgctgctgtgcagcgtcGGCGAGGCGGTGAGTCTGCGCACAGACCTTTCACGTTTGCTTGGTACGTTCGTTTAAGTGCCTCCTTCTAGGTGCCGTCACTTTCTGTGCTTCTGCCGTCTCCACCGCAACCtccgtccccccctcccctccccccacccacccactggGACTCACACGgcgcgcagagagaaggaaaacagaGGCGCGAACTtccctcacacacgcctTTACTTGAACATACACACCCGTCCACACAGAGGTACCAGCGTACTGGTCTTGCCACACCTTCCTTTCTCCACTGCGTTGCTTGCCCTTCCCACGGCGAGAGCTGTGCGGACGGTGTTTGCTGGGACTGCGTCTCTCCCCATTCCTgtacccccctctctttgctgttgttgccaTCTGCAAGCCGCCCAGGTAACCACCCaccttgtgtgtgcgcgtgtgtgtacttGTTTGAGCTGTTTTCCATCGACCTCTCCCCCCCATTCTACGCATAGCCAATGACGATCTGCTCCGCTGAGCCATGCCCACTGCTATGCGCACCGCCATCATCGCTGTCGTGCACCTTGCGCTCACGTGGGTGCTGCTGGGCTACATTGCAGATTCAGCCATGCCCTTCTACGTGTACTGCGCGGGGGGCAatggcactgccgctgcagtcAGTGGCACCTGTGTTTTCGCAGCTGCAACGCACGACTGGGGCCAGTGGCCACTTTTCCTCAGGCCGAGCCAGGAGGCGTACATGGCGCAGCTCGCTCAGCATCAGTGCGCCATGTCGGCTTCCGATGCTGCCACTCTCAATAGTCGcgtgatgcggcgcagcagcgtgttcCACCTCACGCTCGCCATCATCACGTACGTATTGCTGAGGTTCGTCGTTACGGCCCCGTATGGCCGCCATGCCGAGGGGCTCGGCCTTCGTCTTACTCTCCCCTCGCGCCTCAGCTGGATGCTGCAGGAGAGTCCGGCTATTTTGCAGGTCCTCTACCACGTTCTGCTGGAGTATCCGCGCGTCATGGGGCACGGCTTTTCACTGTCATCAAAGTGGTcgttgtcctcctccacccctgGCTGGATTGTTGCTGGGGTAGCTGGCAGGGATTCCTCGGTGGACACCTGTCAGTCCTACTGGGGCTGTGTGTGGACGGCcttcacgcagcagcaccttgggcttcttctcttttcgatCCACTACGTCCACCGCAGCTGGTGCTATCCGCTGTCGATCCCGGCCAGCGCGCATGGTGTGCCGCTCGTTGTTACGTGGATGGCAACCCTGTACTGCCTCTTCAATGGTCGTCTACAGGTGCTGGCGAGCGCAGGCGCGGCCGTCGCGGCCTGTCCAACTGGCACTGCAACGTGGTCGTCGGCCTGCGCTCCCGCGTACACGCCATCGATGAGCTTTGTGCGGTGTTGGCGCAAGCGCCATGAGCTGCAGTCATCTTTCAGTGCCTCCTCtgtgggagctgctgctgctcacatTGCCTGGTGGTTTCTCTTGTTCCTCTACACTGTTGGCGTCTTTGGTGGCTCGGCACTGTTCTTCGCTGGACAGAGAATCAACATGCAGGCAGACTACTACTTGATCGCTCTGCGTCGCCGTGGCGAAGACAACATCAGCGACGACCGCAGCAAGCCTGTGGGGCAAAGTGCGGCCAGTCTGGACGGAGATGTATTGGTATCGTCATCGTCTGGGGTGTCTCGtgccgctcagcagcgcagcagaggtggcggctaTCGCATCCCTGTCAGCGGCTGGTTCGACTGCGTCAGCTGCGCGAACTTCTTTGGCGAGCTTGTCGAGTGGACAGGCTACGTCATCGTCGTTTCGGCGACGTCTGCCGCTAGCAATGGCAGCTGTCGCTCCGTTGCGACTGCCCTCGAGGATGAACTGCTGCGGCcgctctcgtcgtcgtcttggTGGTCACTCATGAACCCAATGATGTGGTTGCGTCTCGTTATGCGAGTATTCTGCAGCGGGGCGGAGTCGCACCCGGCAGCGTTGGCGGCGTTCAGCTTCCTCGTGTACGTCTTCAGCAACTTAGCCCCGCGTGCGGTGGCGCATCATGCCTGGTACGCCAAGACGTTCGGCGATCGCTACACGAGGCTCGGCCGCAAGGCGCTTCTACCAGGGGTGTACTAGGCGCGTGGGTGCTTTGCAGtttgcctctcctcgcttTGCTCCTCTTAGACGAAGGCGCGGGCGTGAGGGCGATGTGCTCAGTACGTTCTCTtcacccgcacacgcgcagccaGATCGCGTTCCCCCAGTCCATGCATGCCCAACGCTGCTAACTGCGTCCATTCTTTTCTGCTACGAGAGCGATATGGAGCTGCGTAGAGACCTGTGCAAGTCGAACCTATGagtctcgctctctctctctctctccctggcACTTCACCTTCCCTATCCGCCTCTTCATGCTCCAAGTCATGCTGCCCAGGTGagtggtgctgcggcacttGGCGCGTCCTCGCAGCAATGGTGGAGTCCGTGCTGTGCATCTCTCAGAAAGGTAGTTGTGGTGGCGTCAATGACGCTTCCTCTTTTCGATTTCTCGGCGGCCGCAGTCTTTCCGCCTCTCCCCATTTTCCTATCTACCaatgccccccctctctctctctccatgttTTGCCACTACAGTGTAGTTGCCATGCGGGGAGTGCGCTGTGCTCATCCAGCCAGACAGACACGCGGCGGCACAAGTCGTCCGCCTTCGCTATTACAGCCCCATATACCTTTTCTGCTGTACGCGGCCATTCgtgccctcctctgcccctttcctcttctcctcagcGCTCGTGTACGCACCCCCACCACTGCAACCGCGCCCCTCCTTCATTCCTTCCCCTTAGCTGCGGAGTAGAGGGTACGCGGCTCAGCGCGGACAGTCTCGAGTTGGAGAGCAGTGAAGCAGCACCCCCCCATATcccccccacgcacacacgcagacaatACTCACCATGAGTAAGGCGGTGGTGTCAAGGCCGCGTGTATACGTGCGGATTCGTCCACTTAACGAGCGTGAGGTGCGCGAGGGCAAAGGTGAGCTcgcctgccgcggcgacgcGCGCCAGCCGGATGTCTTGTTTCTGAAGAAAGATGagacgctggagcagcaggtgcgctTCGATCAGGTGTTTGACCACTGCTCGAACCAGCAGCTGGTCTTCGACCAAATCGGCCTCGAAATATTGCGCACTCTTTTCAGCGGCTACAACGCCTCCGTCTTTGCTTACGGGCagaccggcagcggcaagaccTACACAATGGAGGGCGACAAGGGCGGCGGCATGAGCGGCGGGGCCTCCtcggaggagcaggagggaCTTATGCCTCGCATTATACGCGGGATTTTCTCATCATTTGGTTCTAACGCCAACATAACCGACGCGCTTGTGGAGGTGAGCCTCGTGCAAATTTATCAAGAGCGCATTCAGGATCTGCTGAACCACCGTAAACAGGTGGAGATTCATATGGACCGCACCAGCCAGTACATTGCCCGTGACGCGACCTGGCGGACCGTCCGCAGTCTCGAGGAGTGCATGAAGCTGTACGGTGAGGCTTCCAGGATGCGCGCAACGTCGGCGACGGAGATGAACTTGGTGTCTTCGCGTAGCCACATGATTCTCATGCTGCGCATGCAGTGGGACGAGCCAACCCTGCCGGGGTCGCACGCGCAACTAAACATGATCGATTTGGCCGGCTCTGAGCGGCTGAACGAGTCCGGCGCCACTGGTGAAACGATGAAGGAGACGATCACTATCAACAAGTCCCTCAGCGCACTCGGCAATGTTGTGGGGAAGCTGGTGGAGCAGGCGAAGAGGCCAAATAAGCGCATGCACATTCCATATAAGGACAGCAAGCTTACCTACCTCTTGCAATCCAGCTTGGGTGGCGCGAACTTGGTCCACTTCGTGCTCGCGGTCTCGGGCAGCGCCATGTGGCGCAGTGAGACAGCGTCGACGATCGAATTTGGCAAGCGCGCCCTGCAGCTCGTTCTGCGGCCAGTACGTAACGCCATTGACTACACGCGTCTCGCTGAGATGGAGGCGGTGATTGAGCGGATGCGTTCCCACATTGAGTcactcgaggaggagctacAGCTCAAGCGCAACTCTGAGGCCGCTGGctttctgcagctgcggcaaaTTGCGCAGAGCGACGATGAAGCcatgcagcggcagcggcggtggaagGACAAGAGCGCGAATCACAAGCACCTCAAGCGGCAGACGGAGCTCACCCGCATCATGGCGAACCTGCCGGAGACGTTCGACGACTTGACGTCCCATTGCATTCTCTTCCCCGAGTCGAAGGTGACGTTCCGAGAGCTGGGTGGACTAGAGAAGCTCATCCACTTCGTGGAGAGGTCTGCCTCAAACTACTACcgtgccagcgctgcgcagaCGGTCGCCAGCGTAATCGATGAGCCAGGACGAGAGGTCTTCGCGAGCCTTGGCGGCCTCGACGCTTTGGCGATGCTTCTGtgcgtgcaggaggagcggtgTAAGGAGGCGGCCTGCGTGGCTCTCGAGGCTGTGTGCCGTGGCTGCATGACAAATAAGACGAGCTTGTCAGCCGACGTGTACGCAGAGCTGGTCGACCTGGTCTACGGGTACTCGAATCAacaggtgcaggaggcggcgtgTGCGGCCATCGCCTCCATCGTCGACGGCTACCCCGAGGCGACGCGGCGCTTTGAAAAGCTTGACGTGGTGCCAAAGCTCCTGGAGACGATTCGCACCTGCCCGGCCGAAGTGGTCAACCTAACCAAGGCGGCGACGA
Encoded proteins:
- a CDS encoding 3-oxo-5-alpha-steroid 4-dehydrogenase-like protein (TriTrypDB/GeneDB-style sysID: LpmP.17.1070) codes for the protein MPTAMRTAIIAVVHLALTWVLLGYIADSAMPFYVYCAGGNGTAAAVSGTCVFAAATHDWGQWPLFLRPSQEAYMAQLAQHQCAMSASDAATLNSRVMRRSSVFHLTLAIITYVLLRFVVTAPYGRHAEGLGLRLTLPSRLSWMLQESPAILQVLYHVLLEYPRVMGHGFSLSSKWSLSSSTPGWIVAGVAGRDSSVDTCQSYWGCVWTAFTQQHLGLLLFSIHYVHRSWCYPLSIPASAHGVPLVVTWMATLYCLFNGRLQVLASAGAAVAACPTGTATWSSACAPAYTPSMSFVRCWRKRHELQSSFSASSVGAAAAHIAWWFLLFLYTVGVFGGSALFFAGQRINMQADYYLIALRRRGEDNISDDRSKPVGQSAASLDGDVLVSSSSGVSRAAQQRSRGGGYRIPVSGWFDCVSCANFFGELVEWTGYVIVVSATSAASNGSCRSVATALEDELLRPLSSSSWWSLMNPMMWLRLVMRVFCSGAESHPAALAAFSFLVYVFSNLAPRAVAHHAWYAKTFGDRYTRLGRKALLPGVY